From a region of the Oryza sativa Japonica Group chromosome 6, ASM3414082v1 genome:
- the LOC4339944 gene encoding aspartyl protease family protein At5g10770, which produces MIAMTPLGLLLVLLVLCSSILVAHGGDAAAGAYMVIATSTMKPKTFCSGHKVAPGDVPSPNSTWAPLHHLYGPCSPAPSSANSTAADVAASMADMVDDDQRRADYIQKRLTGATDDKQPMAFSSRTSQYEKNGQYATNGGLGSVPHLKSLSTTATTNSAPDGTSAVTQTVIIDSGSDVSWVQCKPCPLPMCHRQRDPLFDPAMSTTYAAVPCTSAACAQLGPYRRGCSANAQCQFGINYGDGSTATGTYSFDDLTLGPYDVIRGFRFGCAHADRGSAFDYDVAGSLALGGGSQSLVQQTATRYGRVFSYCLPPTASSLGFLVLGVPPERAQLIPSFVSTPLLSSSMAPTFYRVLLRAIIVAGRPLAVPPAVFSASSVIDSSTIISRLPPTAYQALRAAFRSAMTMYRAAPPVSILDTCYDFTGVRSITLPSIALVFDGGATVNLDAAGILLGSCLAFAPTASDRMPGFIGNVQQKTLEVVYDVPAKAMRFRTAAC; this is translated from the exons ATGATCGCCATGACTCCTCTTGGACTACTGCTAGTGCTTCTCGTCCTCTGTAGCTCCATTCTTGTTGCCCATGGAGGAGACGCTGCAGCCGGCGCCTATATGGTCATAGCAACCAGCACCATGAAACCGAAAACTTTCTGCTCCGGCCACAAGG TTGCTCCAGGGGACGTGCCGTCGCCGAACAGCACTTGGGCACCGTTGCATCACCTGTATGGGccatgctcgccggcgccgtcgtcggccaacagcaccgccgccgacgtcgccgcttCCATGGCCGACATGGTCGAcgacgaccaacgccgcgcggACTACATCCAAAAGAGGCTCACCGGCGCCACCGACGACAAGCAGCCGATGGCCTTTTCGAGCAGAACCTCGCAATACGAGAAGAACGGCCAGTACGCCACTAATGGTGGCTTAGGCAGTGTGCCTCACCTCAAA AGTTTatcaacgacggcgacgacgaattCGGCGCCGGATGGCACGTCGGCGGTGACCCAGACGGTGATAATCGACTCCGGCAGCGACGTTTCATGGGTGCAATGCAAGCCATGCCCCTTGCCGATGTGCCACCGGCAACGGGACCCCCTGTTCGACCCGGCCATGTCGACCACGTACGCCGCCGTCCCCTGCACCTCCGCCGCCTGCGCGCAGCTCGGCCCCTACCGCCGCGGCTGCTCCGCCAACGCGCAGTGCCAGTTCGGCATCAACTACGGCGacgggtcgacggcgaccggGACGTACAGCTTCGACGACCTCACGCTGGGCCCCTACGACGTCATCAGGGGCTTCCGCTTCGGCTGTGCGCATGCCGATAGGGGGAGTGCGTTCGACTACGACGTCGCCGGGTCActggcgctcggcggcggctcgcAGTCGCTGGTGCAGCAGACGGCGACGCGGTACGGCAGGGTCTTCTCCTACTGCCTCCCGCCGACGGCGAGCTCCCTCGGCTTCCTCGTTCTCGGCGTGCCGCCGGAACGCGCCCAGCTCATCCCGAGCTTCGTCTCCACGCCACTGCTGAGCAGCAGCATGGCGCCCACGTTCTACAGGGTGCTCCTCCGCGCCATCATCGTGGCGGGGCGCCCACTCGCCGTGCCACCGGCCGTGTTTTCCGCCAGCTCGGTCATCGACTCCTCCACGATCATCTCGCGCCTGCCGCCGACGGCGTACCAGGCGCTGCGCGCGGCGTTCAGGAGCGCCATGACCATGTaccgggcggcgccgccggtgtccATCCTCGACACCTGCTACGACTTCACCGGCGTCCGCAGCATCACCCTGCCCAGCATCGCCCTCGTCTtcgacggcggcgccaccgtcaacctcgacgccgccgggaTCCTGTTAGGCAGCTGCCTCGCCTTCGCGCCCACAGCCAGCGACCGCATGCCCGGCTTCATCGGCAACGTGCAGCAGAAGACGCTGGAGGTGGTGTACGACGTTCCCGCCAAGGCCATGCGATTCAGGACCGCCGCCTGCTAA
- the LOC4339943 gene encoding uncharacterized protein, with protein MDYFNGTDAHCGGAVGAMGSYVYNLTSSYADQKNEVNIVATSLAMLLLAALLLAFDLLAGAATLRPAARLVLSVSLALFLPVTSYLFSEAKNDVPGAAAADAELPLRARLILAWMLLVELLRKKVEATVAGTKGASGGGPTSRAGRVAFLGYLVFFNVHGAGRKAVFGVLWVFAAAKLVQRVAIGEFVKRSFAFGKNPQLLAGYMAQTLEQQERRPRRDDELMTSCKYAVMGEENLEREAGPNGYLVDLNKTVAGDDNADDAVVVTVGRVWSLAESDQLLVSNPKLKRLCLSYALFKLLRREFEETPLTAAEAADCRELIFRGLCNDGGAAADRAATLFQVFDDELGFVTEYYHSVLPVMLASPFFLLVNYIVFPVLVLGLCLMTVVLCGNGDIAFIAGSIKRDNYAVSFGLLRMTRCLLSRVFRSPSALFSSIDLSITFLLFLTILYEEAWELAVFLLSNWLTVSMVCDYAVKPPSRLRRSAIRGVQWVTNRMSRRNYLRVKQYSVLWFCRLPLKLPAAAVPEEAKQSIVEYLAAYDGAVAPLSAGRSAVAARNTLCNASRLISSACESGSVAEVILTWHIATSLLEVRCPPHAEEEAAAAARSSTVATRLSRYCAYLVAFRREMLPDDVDCTARVYGTMTTELKRELGLKGYYFSTDATRYGKMMAIAGGQEDDEAAAEETTVVRKGARLGKALMDEAAGGDEAAVWKLVADVWTEIVVYVAPARDAEQVRAHGEALARGGEFVTVLWALVTHTGIARPAAASV; from the coding sequence ATGGACTACTTCAACGGGACGGACGCGCactgcggcggcgccgtgggcgCCATGGGCTCCTACGTCTACAACCTCACCTCCTCCTACGCCGACCAGAAGAACGAGGTCAACATCGTCGCCACCTCCCTCGCcatgctcctcctcgccgcgctcctcctcgccttcgacctcctcgccggcgccgccacgctgcgccccgccgcgcgcctcgTCCTCTCCGTCTCCCTCGCCCTCTTCCTCCCCGTCACCTCCTACCTCTTCTCCGAGGCCAAGAACGacgtccccggcgccgccgccgccgacgccgagctgCCCCTGCGTGCGCGCCTCATTCTTGCGTGGATGCTGCTCGTCGAGCTGCTCCGCAAGAAGGTGGAGGCCACGGTCGCCGGCACTAAGGGCGCCAGTGGCGGCGGCCCCACCAGCCGTGCCGGCCGTGTCGCCTTCCTCGGCTACCTCGTCTTCTTCAacgtccacggcgccggccggaagGCGGTGTTCGGCGTGCTCTGGGTGTTCGCCGCTGCCAAGCTGGTGCAGCGCGTCGCCATCGGTGAGTTCGTCAAGCGCTCCTTCGCCTTCGGCAAGAACCCGCAGCTCCTCGCCGGCTACATGGCGCAGACGCTGGAGCAGCAGGAGCGGCGCCCGCGGCGAGACGACGAGCTCATGACGAGCTGCAAGTACGCCGTCATGGGAGAGGAGAACCTGGAGAGGGAGGCCGGCCCGAACGGCTACCTCGTCGACCTGAACAAGACAGTCGCCGGCGATGAcaacgccgacgacgccgtcgtcgtcaccgtggGCAGGGTGTGGTCGCTCGCCGAGAGTGACCAGCTGCTGGTGTCCAACCCGAAGCTGAAGCGGCTCTGCCTCTCGTACGCTCTCTTCAAGCTGCTTCGCCGCGAGTTCGAGGAGACGCCGTTGACCGCCGCGGAGGCCGCCGACTGCCGTGAGCTCATCTTCCGAGGCCTgtgcaacgacggcggcgccgccgccgacagggCGGCGACGCTGTTCCAGGTGTTCGACGACGAGCTCGGGTTCGTGACCGAGTACTACCACTCCGTCCTCCCCGTGATGCTGGCgagccccttcttcctcctcgtcaaCTACATCGTCTTCCCCGTCCTCGTGCTCGGCCTCTGCCTCATGACCGTCGTGCTCTGCGGCAACGGCGACATCGCCTTCATCGCCGGCAGCATCAAGAGGGACAACTACGCCGTGTCGTTCGGCTTGCTGAGGATGACGAGGTGCCTCCTGAGCAGAGTATTCCGGTCGCCGTCGGCGCTCTTCTCCTCCATTGACCTCTCCATCacgttcctcctcttcctcaccaTCCTCTACGAGGAGGCGTGGGAGctcgccgtcttcctcctctccaacTGGCTCACCGTCTCCATGGTCTGCGACTACGCCGTCAAGCCGCCGAGCCGGCTCCGCCGCTCCGCCATCCGCGGCGTCCAGTGGGTGACGAACAGGATGAGCCGCCGCAATTACCTCCGTGTCAAGCAGTACTCCGTGCTCTGGTTCTGCAGGCTCCCGCTgaagctgccggcggcggccgtgccggAGGAGGCGAAGCAATCCATCGTGGAGTACCTCGCGGCGTACGACGGCGCCGTCGCCCCGCTCAGCGCCGGcaggtcggcggtggcggcgaggaacACCCTGTGCAACGCGTCCCGGCTGATCTCGTCGGCGTGCGAGAGCGGCAGCGTCGCCGAGGTTATACTCACATGGCACATCGCCACCAGCCTCCTGGAGGTGAGGTGCCCGCCgcacgcggaggaggaggcggcggcggcggcgaggtcgagcaCGGTGGCGACGCGGCTGTCCCGCTACTGCGCCTACCTGGTGGCGTTCCGCCGGGAGATGCTCCCCGACGACGTCGACTGCACGGCGCGGGTGTACGGCACCATGACCACGGAGCTCAAGCGGGAGCTGGGTCTCAAGGGCTACTACTTCTCGACGGACGCCACCCGGTACGGGAAGATGATGGCTATCGCCGGCGGTCAAgaagacgacgaggcggcggcggaggagacgacggTGGTGCGCAAGGGGGCGAGGCTGGGGAAGGCGCTgatggacgaggcggccggcggcgacgaggcggcggtgtgGAAGCTGGTGGCCGACGTGTGGACGGAGATCGTCGTGTacgtggcgccggcgagggacGCCGAGCAGGTGAGGGCGCACGGCGAGGcgctggcgcgcggcggcgagttcGTCACCGTGCTCTGGGCGCTCGTCACGCACACCGGCATtgcccgccccgccgccgcgtcggtgTGA
- the LOC107278138 gene encoding uncharacterized protein, translated as MGDHHDEEEKGKDNKAAASSSWQARRHLIVLAALGGTVAATAVVITVSVILRPVHVEFAVARATQQKIAIGSNDTGIYLNLTVTARSTTSRAMVQYRKVFVDLVAKTIQKDKMQLQMYRAPLQTPLPGNGTSYVPAAAATQRASIKASLLLVGDSLNTKSNLLASQLISTTPSINVVVTAQVSFKIGVVYSRVYDIAVRCPRVVFLPVNQPPPHPPPICTG; from the coding sequence atgGGTGATCATCatgatgaggaggagaagggaaaAGACAATAAAGCAGCAGCATCATCATCTTGGCAAGCCCGGCGCCATTTGATCGTGCTGGCAGCTCTGGGGGGAACCGTGGCCGCGACCGCCGTGGTGATAACCGTGTCCGTCATCCTCCGGCCGGTGCACGTCGAGTTCGCGGTGGCGAGAGCGACGCAGCAGAAGATCGCCATCGGCAGCAACGACACGGGCATCTACCTGAACCTGACCGTCACCGCCAGGAGCACCACCAGCCGCGCCATGGTGCAGTACCGGAAGGTGTTCGTGGACCTGGTGGCGAAGACGATACAGAAAGACAAGATGCAGCTGCAGATGTACCGCGCCCCGCTCCAGACGCCGCTGCCCGGCAACGGCACGTCGTacgtgccggccgccgccgcgacgcagCGGGCGAGCATCAAGGCGTCGCTGCTCCTGGTGGGGGACAGCCTCAACACAAAGTCGAACCTCCTCGCCTCCCAGCTCATCAGCACAACACCTTCCATCAACGTTGTCGTCACCGCGCAGGTGTCCTTCAAAATCGGCGTCGTCTACAGCAGGGTGTACGACATCGCCGTGCGCTGCCCtcgcgtcgtcttcctccccgtcaaccagccgccgcctcatccACCGCCCATCTGCACCGGCTGA
- the LOC4339942 gene encoding uncharacterized protein yields the protein MSNYYCNSSSIGTSSVAGNFTYADASSEGSMVTASVLMFVLAGFFFILNLFGGLSNVGAILSPRVRLLFTSLLSLFLLVMSYLLSEAKNTAKELDQVTTVIGIGRASSTDLPFMAGVILTWMLLVELIRKKVDEIAMKGYSGTIHRAGRVVWLGSLVFVNIRSAGRKAVFGVLWVLCATKVVQRIAFTEVGKRSYACGKNPWIITSYMMSTSPSLPAQGDAMLKGCRYIVTGEEDARVEATADGYKLKEDSKSSLVTVGKIWVEQGLPGTGNNGGDEKAELKRLCLSFALSKLLRRRLEQLPVPEPEMSSAETSECRDVIFNGLYKSGDAVAVFEVMNSEINFLSEYYHSVVPVVLASPFFFVANYFLLPVVVLCVCVMTIILCGGGDVLYAFRSIKTDNFTISSGIFDTTMCLLLTAHHSAAAFFATINFAVTFLLYIIYIYEEVWELFVFLLSNWFAVSLLSAYVAKTRFCDNSAFRAFARCILSVRTWLGFHLHPQDMINQFSALDLRWPPLTLAMPIPLITLLVSTKPVPVPVPVKHSILLSSLASASASASTKSALASFDELKTACENGSIAEVILICHIATGLLERLNPPPDPEVMITESDSKRMSCCGCPNKKKKNTSSDNFTVATTLSRYCAYLVAFQPELLPDYHEKAEDLFKAMKMELKDRLGCYHYYFSCGRERADAIINNINSKNNNKEGTVDKGAELANKLLEKYTNDHDSMWTLLAEVWTEIIVYVAPSNEERTIMAHKNVLWQGGEFITVLWALMTHTGITRHRRLREIALKISQDDASTSSSQQKSAPDRIDKQHEIDIHRH from the coding sequence ATGAGCAATTATTACTGCAACTCATCCTCAATCGGAACAAGCAGCGTCGCCGGCAACTTCACCTATGCCGACGCGAGCAGCGAGGGCAGCATGGTGACCGCCTCCGTGCTCATGTTCGTCCTCGCCGGATTCTTCTTCATCCTCAACCTCTTCGGCGGCCTCTCCAACGTGGGCGCCATACTCAGCCCGCGTGTCCGCCTCCTCTTCACCTCCCtgctctccctcttcctcctcgtcatGTCCTACCTCTTATCCGAGGCCAAGAACACGGCCAAGGAGCTCGACCAGGTCACCACCGTCATCGGCATCGGCCGCGCATCGTCGACGGACCTCCCGTTCATGGCAGGGGTCATCCTCACCTGGATGCTCCTCGTCGAGCTCATCCGCAAGAAGGTGGACGAGATCGCCATGAAAGGCTACTCGGGCACCATCCACCGTGCCGGCCGTGTCGTCTGGCTCGGCAGCCTCGTCTTCGTCAACATCCGCAGCGCCGGCCGGAAGGCCGTGTTCGGCGTCCTCTGGGTTCTCTGCGCCACCAAGGTGGTGCAACGGATCGCCTTCACCGAGGTCGGCAAACGCTCCTACGCCTGCGGCAAGAACCCTTGGATTATCACCTCCTACATGAtgtccacctcgccgtcgctgccggcCCAAGGCGACGCCATGCTAAAGGGTTGCAGGTACATCGTGACGGGAGAGGAAGATGCGCGTGTTGAAGCCACCGCCGACGGCTACAAGTTGAAGGAGGACAGCAAGTCGTCCCTCGTCACCGTCGGCAAAATCTGGGTGGAGCAAGGGCTACCTGGAACGGGAAATAATGGTGGCGACGAGAAGGCGGAGCTCAAGAGGCTGTGCCTCTCTTTCGCGCTATCCAAACTGCTGCGACGGAGGCTGGAGCAGCTGCCGGTGCCGGAGCCGGAGATGAGCAGCGCGGAGACCAGCGAGTGCCGCGACGTCATCTTCAACGGCCTCTACAAGAGCGGCGACGCGGTGGCGGTGTTCGAGGTGATGAACAGCGAGATCAACTTCCTGAGCGAGTACTACCACTCCGTCGTCCCCGTCGTCCTGGCCTCCCCATTCTTCTTCGTCGCCAACTacttcctcctccccgtcgtcgTCCTGTGCGTCTGCGTCATGACCATCAtcctctgcggcggcggcgacgtgctgTACGCGTTCCGGAGCATCAAGACGGACAACTTCACCATCTCCTCGGGCATATTCGACACCACCATGTGCCTCCTCCTGACCGCGCATCACtcggccgccgccttcttcgccACCATCAACTTCGccgtcaccttcctcctctACATCATCTACATCTACGAGGAGGTGTGGGAGTtgttcgtcttcctcctctccaacTGGTTCGCGGTCTCGCTGCTCTCCGCCTACGTCGCCAAGACCCGCTTCTGCGACAACTCCGCCTTCCGTGCTTTCGCCCGCTGCATCCTCTCCGTCCGGACATGGCTGGgcttccatctccatccccaAGATATGATCAACCAATTCTCCGCGCTCGACCTCCGTTGGCCGCCGCTCACCCTCGCCATGCCCATCCCTCTCATCACCTTGCTCGTCTCCACCAagcccgtccccgtccccgtcccaGTCAAGCACTCCATCCTCCTCAGctccctcgcctccgcctccgcctccgcctccaccaagTCTGCTCTAGCGAGCTTCGACGAGCTCAAGACGGCGTGCGAGAACGGCAGCATCGCGGAGGTGATCCTCATATGCCACATCGCCACCGGTCTCCTGGAACGCCTCAATCCTCCGCCTGATCCGGAGGTGATGATCACCGAGTCCGACAGCAAGCGGATGAGCTGCTGCGGCTGTccgaacaagaagaagaagaacactaGTAGTGACAATTTCACCGTCGCGACGACGCTGTCCAGATACTGCGCGTACCTGGTGGCGTTCCAACCGGAGCTCCTTCCGGACTACCATGAGAAGGCGGAGGATCTGTTCAAGGCCATGAAAATGGAGCTCAAAGACAGGCTCGGATGTTACCACTACTACTTCTCGTGCGGCCGTGAGCGAGCCGACGCCATCATCAACAACATCAACAGCAAGAATAACAACAAGGAGGGAACCGTGGACAAGGGCGCAGAGTTGGCCAACAAGTTGCTAGAAAAATACACGAATGATCATGATTCGATGTGGACGCTTCTGGCGGAGGTGTGGACGGAGATCATCGTGTACGTGGCTCCGTCCAACGAGGAGCGTACTATCATGGCGCACAAGAATGTGCTATGGCAGGGAGGCGAGTTCATCACCGTGCTTTGGGCTCTCATGACTCACACCGGCATTACCcgacaccgccgcctccgcgaaaTCGCTCTCAAAATTTCCCAAGACGACGCCAGCACGTCGTCGTCCCAACAAAAATCCGCACCGGACCGGATCGATAAGCAGCACGAAATCGATATCCATCGTCACTAG
- the LOC136356884 gene encoding uncharacterized protein: MTAGRFGVERRQGRQTRAQARQALTAAATGRSATTARARGKQRAVCFSLRDVANQLDAEGGGGGRAEKEAAPAPGAVLEAAPARLRQEVEGGRRRHRGRRRRSGAVEAGGGAGADEAGGVAKAEGGGGEGGGGANVVKAVGGAGAVEAGGAEAAGRGGERGDCEKGVRGLREQW, encoded by the exons atgacggcggggcggtttggagtggAGCGGCGACAAGGGCGGCAGACGCGGgctcaggcgcggcaggcgctgacggcggcggcgaccggccggtcggccaccacggcgcgcgcgcgcgggaagcaacgggcggtgTG CTTCAGCCTCCGGGATGTAGCCAACCAGCTAGatgcggagggaggaggcggagggcgggcggagaaggaggcggcgccggcgcctggCGCGGtgctggaggcggcgccggcgcggttgaggcaggaggtggagggcgggcggaggcggcaccgggggcggcgccggcggtccggcgcggtggaggcaggaggcggcgccggcgcggacgAGGCAGGAGGAGTCGCcaaggcggagggcggaggcggagaaggcggaggaggcgccaaCGTGGTGAAGGCAGTAGGCGGCGCCGGTGCGGTCGAGGCAGGAGGCGCCGAGGCGGCGGGCAGAGGCGGCGAGCGCGGTGACTGTGAGAAGGGAGTGCGGGGCCTGAGGGAGCAGTGGTAG